In the genome of Bosea sp. BIWAKO-01, the window TGGAGGCAAGGATCCAGGTCGCCGAGACGAGCGTGCCCAGCGCGACCATGATCGTCGCGAAGAAGTGCAGGCCCGGTCCGACCTTGTTCCATCCGAACAGCATGACGCCGAGGAAGCCGGCCTCGAGGAAGAACGCGGTCAGCACCTCATAGGTGAGGAGCGGCCCGGTCACGCTGCCGGCAAAGGAGGAGAAATAGCTCCAGTTCGTGCCGAACTGGTAGGCCATGACCAGCCCGGAGACGACGCCCATGGCAAAGTTCACGGCAAAGATCGTCGACCAGAAATGGTAGAGATCGCGATAGACGGTGTCGCGCTTCCATAGCCACAGGCCTTCCAGCACCGCGAGATAGCTCGCGAGCCCGATCGTGATCGCCGGGAAGACGATGTGGAACGAGATGGTGAAGCCGAACTGGATGCGGGCCAGCTCGAGTGCGGTCAGACCGAACATCTCAGCTCCTCACCCATGCCGCTGCCGAGGCAGGTTTCCCGCAGGCGAGCGCCGAGTTTGACGCGTTTTCCATCGCTTCACCAGAGTTCGGCGCGCAATGGATCATTGCCGCCATATCCAATCAATGTCTGCATACATTATTACTAAGCGTATGCATTTTCCAGTGAAGCGTGCCGCGCGCAAGCGAGGCAAGACAGCGCAGGGATCCCTGCACGGGCACCCGCGCTGCGACGTGTACGGCGTTATGCGAGCAAGTTCAGCACGGGCAAGACGACGCACCTCGCACGGTGTGCGCGTGGCGCGCCGAACGGCAGAAGATCGGGATGGCTGGACAGACCTCGCTCCCAACCCGCCGAGGCGACATTCGCCTCAACAGCCTGCCGTCATCGATGCGGGGCTCAGTGCCCCTCAGCTCCGGCAGCTCTGCATCAGGTCGCGCATGAATGCCTCGCCGGCGGCGAGCTGCTCGAGTGTGATGTACTCGTCCGGCTGATGCGCCTGATCGATTGAGCCCGGGCCGCAGACGACGGTCGGCAGGCCGGCGCGCTGGAAATGTCCGGCCTCGGTCGCATAGGGTACGGCAATCGTGCTGTTGCGGCCGGCAAGGCGCATGGTGAGGGCCTCGGCCATCGAGCCGGCATCAGGCGCCAGACCCGGCACATCCGATGTCATCACGGTCGTGATCGTCGAGGAGGGCGCGGTCTTGCGCATGCGCGCGAGAACCGTCTCGGCATAGGCGGAGAAGCGGTGCGGTACTTCGTCCGGATCCGAGCCCGGCAACGTGCGCACCTCCCAGCCCAGTTCGCAGCGATCGGCCAGGATGTTGCGGGCGATGCCGCCATGGAGCTTGCCGACATGGACCGTGTCGTAGGGCGGATCGAAGCGGTCGGCGGGATCGGCCCGCTCCATCAGCTCCTGCGCCATCCGGTCGAGCTCTGCGGCGAGCAACGCCCCGGCATGGACGGCGCTGGCGCCGAGATGCGGCTTCGAGGAATGGGCGGCGAAGCCGGTGACGACGGTATTGAAGGTGCGGATGCCCTTATGGGCGTCGGCAATCTCGAGCGAGGTCGGCTCGCCGACGATGACGGCGCGCGGCAGCGGCAGATCGCGGCCCATGCGGGCAATGCCGTCCACGACGCCGAGGCAGGTGAGCTCCTCGTCATAGGACAGGAAGAGATGGATCGGCGTCGTCAGCCCGGCGGCCAGGAAATCCGGAACCAGGGCAAGCCCCAGCGCCACGAAGCCCTTCATGTCCACGGCGCCCCGGCCATAGGCCCTGCCATCGGCAATGCGCAGGGTGAAGGGATCGCTCGACCAGGCCTGGCCGGCGACGGGCACGACATCGGTATGGCCGGAGAGGACGATGCCGCCGCGATCGGCCGGGCCGATCGTGGCAAAGAGCGCCGCCTTGTCACCCTCCGCATTCGGAATCCGGATCGAGGACACGCCCCAGCTCTCGAGATAATCCGCAACGAAGGCGATCAGATCGAGATTGGACTTGGCGCTCACCGTGTCGAAGGCGACGAGGCGCGACAGCATTTCGAGCGGCGTGTAGCGCCGCGCGGCCGTGGTCGGAATGGTCAATGCAGAACCTTCTTCACATAGGGGGAATCGAGCGGGAACAGCGGCACCTCGACATCGAAGACCACGCCATCCTCTCCCAGCATGGCGTAATAGCCGCGCATCGAGCCGTCGGGCGTCATCAGCGGGCAGCCCGAGGTATAGCTGAAGCTCTCGCCGGGCCGCAGCACCGGCTGCTTGCCGACCACACCATCGCCGCGCACTTCGTGGACCTCGCCGCGGCCATCCGTGATGAACCAGTGCCGCGTCATCAGCTGCACGGTCTGGCGCGACTGGTTCACGATCTCGATCGTATAGGCCCAGAAATAGCGGCCCTGCTCATGGGCGGATTCCCGTTCCATGAACTCGGGAACGGCGGTCACGCGCACGCCTCGGGTTTGCGCCTGATACATGCTCAGCGGCTCCGTGCCGTTGCGGGTTCGCCGGCGGACGGAAATGGGCCGGGAACAACGCCCCTGTTATGGACCGGCCGGCGGCAGCGTCAATCCCGAAGCAGCGCTGGCCAGTCCTGCATTTGGCCCGGCGCGGCGGCGGACAGAGTGATTCTCGCGTGGACAACCGCCCCGAAAACGGGCGATAGGACTGGCCCGCCTGGCCCTTGTGTCAGGCTTCGCTAGCTCAGGCTGAACAGGTCCGACGCTCATGCTGCCCTTCCTGCCCGGCATCCAGCCCGACAGCCGCATCCGTGCCTTCATCGAAGAGGGTGTGATCAAGCTTGCGCGGCCGCCCGCGGAAGGCCAGATCCAGCCGGCCAGCCTCGACCTCAGGCTCGGCGACAAGGCCTATCGCGTCCGCGCCAGCTTCCTGCCCGGCCCCGGATCGACCGTCGCGCGGCGGCTCGACCAGCTCGCCCTGCATGAGATCGACCTGACCAGGGGCGCCGTGCTCGAGACCGGCTGCGTCTATGTCGCGGAGCTGATGGAAGGGCTGGCGCTGCCCCAGGGCCTGCGCGCCGCCGCCAACCCGAAGAGCTCGACGGGACGGCTCGACGTCTTCACCCGCGTCATCACCGACCGGGCGCGCGAATTCGATCTGGTCGAGGAAGGCTATGAGGGCCCGCTCTTCATCGAGATCTCGCCACGCACCTTCCCGGTTCTGGTGCGCTCCGGCTCGCGGCTCTCGCAGATCCGCTTCCGCGCTGGCGATGCCCGGCTCGACGACCGCTCGTTGGGCGAATTGCACGAACGGGAGACGCTGGTCAGCGCAGCCACTCCCTCCTTCCAGAGCGGCGTCGCCGTCAGCGTCGATCTCGCCGGCTTCGACGGTCTCGTAGGCTATCGGGGCAAGCGCCATACCGCACTCGTCGATGTCGACCGGGTCGGCGCCTATCGTGTCGCGGATTTCTGGGAGCCGATCCAGGCGGACGCCTCGCGCTCCCTGATCCTCGATCCGGACCAGTTTTATATCCTGGCCTCGAAGGAGGCCGTGCATGTGCCCCCCGATTATGCCGTCGAGATGACGCCATTCGATGCGCTCGTCGGCGAGTTCCGCGTCCATTATGCCGGCTTCTTCGACCCCGGCTTCGGCCATGGCGGCGCCGGCGGCAAGGGAGCGCGTGCCGTTCTCGAGGTCCGCTCGCGCGACGTGCCCTTCATCATCGAGGACGGCCAGATCGTCGGTCGGCTGGTCTATGAGCACATGGCGGCACGCCCGGACGCCCTCTACGGCGCCGACCTGAAATCGAACTACCAGGGCCAGGCGCTCAAGCTCTCGAAGCATTTTCGCGACTGAGCGAACCAGCGCCCAAAATCCCGCGCGATTGCCGGATGACACCTGCGCAGGAAGCCGCTATGAGATTCGTGTCCTCGCCGTTGATCTGCGGTCGCTGCGAGCGCATGCGGGCGTAGTTCAGTGGTAGAACGTCAGCTTCCCAAGCTGAATGTCGTCGGTTCGATCCCGATCGCCCGCTCCAAATTCACTTTGATTTCAACGGCTTGCCCGAATTTGGCTTTGCGGACTGTCAAAATCTGACGGGAACAGGGCCGAGTGATTTCAATGTGTTACCGCAGTCCAACCCTCTCGCACGGTTAGTGTCTGCGTACGACCCGTCCGAGACATTCGTGGTCAGGCAAGAGAGGGGCGAGATTTGGCCCATAGCCGACGTGGCAAAGGTCAGCTTCGGGCATTCTGATTGGCCAGCCGGCCAAGGGGCACAGAGTTGGGGCTGGAGCGCTGCCTGGAAGCGATGCTGGGGTGGTGCCGAAGTCGCGATTGGGGGCAGCATCCGTTCTCGGCAGGCGACCGCTTCTGCTCACGGACCCTGCCGACCCGCGCGAAAGTTGTGAACCTCGCCGCCGCAGATCAACGCCCGCGCCTTGATGCGGGCATCGAGGACAATGCCGGCGGCATCACAGCTGCAGCAGCAACTCGCGCAGCCCGGCGACAAACTTGTTCTGATGGCCGTTGCCCGGAAACGGCAGGTGATGCAGCTCGGCCTCGACCCCGGACAGGACCAGGGCAGCCTCGACATGGGCGCGAACGCAGCCGGCGACGCTGACGATCCGCTCTGGCCGGTACTCTTGGCTGCGAACGCCGCCACGCCGCAAGCGGCATCGTCTCGGTAATGGATTGACGGTCAGGGGGCATTACTACAGTTGTAGGTCGCTACCGTAGAGATAGGATCATTGGCGCAAGTAAGCGGCATCAAGAGCCGCATTGCATCGCGCGGAAACCACGCGCCTTGCCGTTGTAAGGCATGCGAGAATATTGCCCTGACCCGCCACGATTCCTTTACAACGTCGATTGGCATCCGCGTTGCAGCTCTTCAAAACATTAGCCGCGCGTGCCGCACATTTTTTTGCTAACTTGTCTTTTTCTTGGGAAAGGCAACTAAGGAGGTCTGTTTTGACCCACCCAGCCGCGTCTGTTTGTACCGGCACTCCTTTGCCACTGCACCGCTCTTGTAGTTCTTTGCCGCAAGCAAGATCCTCCGCCCGCGCCTTCTGTGCCTCAGCAACGTTGAAGTGGGCATCAGAGATAAACATTGCAGCAGAGAACGCGATAGCTGTGATGACACCACAACGGCGGAAAGCACCTCGCAGCATTTTCATTTTCCTTCTCCCGCTTTTGGGAGCGTAGCACGTATCGGCGCACTGCGCATCTCGTCGCCCGCCGTCAGCGCCGGACCACCTCTCGAAAAGCCGATCAAATCAGCAGATTTGACCCAATCCGGATTCAAGGGCGGCGAGGCCTCACGGCCCGCTCAATCCCGGAACCACCGATCGCATCGCTCGTGGAGCGAAGCAGATCCTGGCAAGGGATTCAAACTCCAGAAGGGCCAGGCCTTGCCGGGGCCCACATGTCCGCTTCCCACTCTGGCACGCAGATGCCGTCGGGGGGCGTCCACCCCATCACCCATTTAAGAAGCTGCCGGTTTATGTGCTGGGGAACGCAGGTGAGGGAATTCAATGACTTAGCTCCGCTTCCCAAGCTGAATGTCGTCGGTTCGATCCCGATCGCCCGCTCCAAAACCCCCTTGATTTCAACGGCCTGACCGAATTTGGCTTTGCTGACCGTCAAAATCTGACGGGAACAGGGTCGAGTGATTTCAATGTGTTACAGCAGTCCACCCCTCTCGCACGGTTAGTGTCCGCGTACGACCGAGGCTGTGTGGAAACGGGCTGATCTGGTAGGCTTTCTGGAGCGATCCGAGGGCTTGCATGGCGCGCTACATCGAAGGCGAGACCCGGCTGCAGAGACTGCTCCTGCCCGACTGTCTTGAGGACTACGTCAGCGAAGATAATCCGGTCCGGGTGGTGGATGTCTTCATCGACGAACTCGATCTGGGAACGATGGGCTTTGCCGGCCCGGCCTCGACGGGGCGGCCTGGATACCACCCCGCTACCCTTCTCAAGCTGTACCTCTACGGCTACCTCAACCAGGTTCAGTCGAGCCGCCGGCTGGAGCGCGAGGCCGGCCGCAACGTCGAGGTGATGTGGCTGACGGGCAAGCTTGCGCCCGACTTCAAGACCATCGCCGACTTTCGCCGTGACAATGGGGCTGCGATCCGGGCTGCCTGCGCGCAGTTCGTCGTGCTGTGCCGCCAACTCGGCCTTCTGGCAGGCGGCACCGTGGCCGTGGACGGCAGCCGGTTCAAGGCCGTCAACACGCGCGACAAGAACTTCACGCCCGGCGCGATCCGTCGCCGGATGGAGCAGGTGGAGGCAAGCATCGCACGCTATCTGTCGCTGCTCGATACGGCCGACCGGCAGGAGGATGACGTCGCGCAGATGCGCAGCATCCGCCTCAAGGACCGGCTTGATCGCCTGCGTCAGCAGATGCGTGACCTCCAGGCGATGGACCACGTCGTCGCGGTGGCGCCAGACCGTCAGGTCTCGCTGACCGATCCCGACGCCCGCGCCATGGCCACCAACGGCAAGGGCACTGGCCTCGTCGGCTACAACGTTCAGGCGGCGGTCGACGCCAAACATCATCTGATCGTGGCTCATGAGGTCACCAACATCGGCCACGACCGCAGCCAGCTCCGCCAGCATGGGGCGTCAGGCAAAGGATGCGACAGGAGCCGGTGCGCTGACTGTGCTGGCCGATCGCGGCTACTTCTCAGGCGAGGAGGTCCTGGCCTGCGACGAGATCGGCATCTCCGCCATCGTCCCCAAGCCCCTGACATCAGGGGCCAAAGCCGACGGGCGCTGGGGCAAGCAGGACTTCACCTACGATGCTCCGAGCGACACCTATCGCTGTCCCGCCGGCGAGACGCTCACATGGCGCTTCTCATCGGTCGAGAAGGATCTGACACTCCATACCTACTGGGCCGACGGCTGCGGAGCCTGCCTGGTCAAAGACCAATGCACCACCGGCAAGCAGCGCCGCATCAAGCGCTGGGAGCACGAGGTGGTGATCGAGGCCATGCAGCGCCGGCTCGATCGCATGCCCGACGCCATGCGGATCCGAAGGCGCACGGTCGAGCACGTCTTCGGCACGATCAAGGACTGGATGGGCCGAAGTCACTTCCTGACCCGCCACCTCCCCAATGTCGGAACCGAGATGAGCCTCCATGTGCTGGCCTACAATCTCAAGCGGGCCATCGCCATCCTCGGCGCGGCGACGTTGATGAAGGCCATGAGAGCCTGACCCTCAGACCCTGTCGCATCGTCAGAGCACGACCCTGAAAGACGTTTCCACACGGCCTCGACCCGTTGCGGACTTCGCGCGTCGCTGCAACGATACATAACAATCCGATTGCCCTCGTTTGGATGGTTTGTGATGCTCGGTTGGTTCAAGCAGACTCTATCAAGATCAGAAGGGCTGAATGCCTCCTTGGGAGACGTTGTATTCGAATCAAATCCGGTTTGGGGTCGATACAGCGGTAGATCATTCATGGTATGGAGGATAAAGAAAGCGCTAGACGGGCGATTTTTTCTAGGCGCTAAACTTCTTCCAGATTCTTATGCCGGCCCCGAAGGAGCGGTCGAGAATTTTATCAACTTTGATTTGCAATCAGCCGAACAGCTGAGGTCTGATCTAGATTACTGCATTGCAGAGTTAAAACGGCGAATTCAACAAAACGCCGCGACTCAACCAATCCGCACCTGAGCAGCCTGGAGAAACCAGCGAGGTCCAGTCTCCACCGATAACCGACTTTGGCAATGACAGCCCTAATCTCGCTTGCGGCTGCTTTGTCGCTGTCCTATTGGGGGACGCAGGCGCGCAAAATCAACGACTTAGCTCCGCTTCCCAAGCTGAAGTCGTCGGTTCGATCCCGATCGCCCGCTCCAAAAATCTATTTTATTACAGTACGTTAGCGCAAACTTGCATCGAGCGATGCCAGTAAGTCGAACTCTGTGGCAGGGCTTGGCAGGGAACGTGAGCGTGTAATTTCAATGGGTTAAGTAGGCGCCGCGCAAGGGGCTGGTCGCCTTGACCGACTCCGAAACGCGGCAATCGGTTGCAGTCTCTTTCGTCGGGCGGGTCCGCTTACGACCCATAACAGCCATTCGCTTCCCGCGTTCGCGACGGCGTTGATCGCGGTCAGCGCTCATTCATCGAATGCTGGCGAACAGAAAATAGCCAATGCTGGCAACAATCAACAACGCTGCCGTCACGGCGAGAAATCTGAGCAGGGATCGGCGTTCAATGTCCGATACCGATCTATTATCGCCGCTGCGAGGGAGGAACTTTACGAGAACGAAGATCAGCAAGAAAAAGAGCGCATAAAGCGCCAACGCCCATCCGGCGCCCCAAGCGGCCATCACGCATAGCATAACGATAAACCAGAAAACCTTGAAAAGCCTTTCGCCGATAGACCGGCTTGCTCTCCCGCTCCCTAGCATCAGGCTCTTCCATTCACGCGCAGCACTGCAACCGCAGTTGCGCACGCCCCTGACAACTCGACAAGGTCCGCTTTCGACCCAACTGCGACATTCGCGGCGAGCCGCTGAACGGTCAAAGGTGGCCCTTTTGTATGGACCGGCTGCGTTTCACAACGGTTGGGCGCGATAACGGAAGTCGCTCATATGTATCCGGCCTACTGATCGGCTCGCGGGCCGTGGCCTCGTTGGGAATACGCGCGCACCTTTGGCCTCATTACCAGATCGGCCGTTCAGCGGCCAAAAGGGCCACCAGGCTCTGGGTGCGCATATTGAATCCGTTCCATGCCTGCTCCGTCGCGAACTCCTTGGGAGGCTGCTAGATGGCGAGCGCCTCCTCGTGTGTGTCGAACGACCGTCCGTTGCGCAAAACGCTCCAGCTGATGCGAGCGAGCTTGTTGGCAAGGGCTGTCGCAAGCTTGTTGCGGTGAAGCCGCGGAGCCGCCTCCTTCAACCAGGTTCCGAAGCTGAACTTCTCCCAGTTCTGCGGTCTCATGATGATGACCTTCGCGGCTTGGATGAACAGCATTCTCAGATAGGTGTTGCCCTGTTTCGAGATGCGCCCGAGCACGGTTCTCCCGCCGGTGCTGTATTGCCGCGGGACGAGACCGAGCCAGGCGCCAAAATCGCGGCCTCGGTCGAAGGCTTCACCGTCGCCGATCGCGGCGACCAGCGCCGTCGAGATGATTGGCCCGACACCTGGAACGCTCATGAGCCGTGTGCAAGCAGCCTGCTCGGCCGCGATCTTCTCGATCTCGGCGGTGATCGTCTCGATCCGCTCGTCGAGCCACAGCCAGTCCTCGTAGAGGCCGACGATCAGATCGCTCATACGAGGCGAGATCTCATCGGCACGGTTCTTCAGGATGTCGAAGAGCGAGGTGCGCAGGGCCCGCAACCCCGGCCGAATGGCGATACCCTGCTCGATCAGGAACGCCCGGATCTGGTTGACCGTTGCGGTTCGGCGCGAGACCAGCCGCGACCGGATGCGGTGGTAGGCCTGCAAGTCGAGTTCGTCCTGCGTCTTCTCCCGCACCACCCGCAGGTTCGGTCGCAGCGCGGCCTCCGCGATGGCCTCGGCATCGTTGTAGTCGTTCTTCTGCCCCTTCGCGAAAGGCTTGGCGTACTTCGCCGGAATGATGCGGGGCTCATGGCCGAGCCTGCGCAGCGTACGGGCAACGAAATGCGCACTTAGGCACGCCTCCATTCCGACGATGCAGGCAGGAAGGATCTTGAAGGTCTCTTCGAGCGCCAAGCGTCGGATCTTGCGCCGGAAGGCGATCTTGCCGTTCGCGTCGAAGCCGACGAGGTGAAAGACGTCCTTGCCGATATCGATGCCGATAACGGTGAGTTCTGCTTCAGTGTTCGAAGTCGTCCTGGTCATGGGGCTGCTCCGGCTTGACGGTAAGGCCGCAGCTTACGCGGCCGCGGGAGCAGCCGGTCCATCCCATTACCCGACGTTTGGGATGTCTCCTTTCGGGCAGCCTGGCTGGCGCAGCGCGATACATTTCTTGCAGCGAACAATGCACCTAACCGGCCACCCAAGTCTCTTGCGGGCGGCCGGCTGGTCGGTCTCCGCGAGGGGGGCGGAGAAACGGTTCCTCCGAGCCTGAGATTCCAGCCTCTGGGGGCTCGCGAGGGCGTTCCGGACAGCACCGGCAAGATGCAGACGACGACGCCCACGAACGCCATCAGCGGGCCTCCTGTGGCCAGTCATGCGGCCTGCCTCGATCCGGTACGACCACTGCGAGCGGCGGACGACGCCACTCGCGTGGCTGGCGCTGGGACCTGCCTTCCTCTATCATCACGGGTGATTGAGCGCCTGGCCGTTTTTATGCTGGACTTAGTCGAGACGCGCGTCGGCACGCCCATCAGTGCGTGGTCATCGCGTGACATCAAACCAAACCGCTACAGCCTGATCCTCCGAGCCGTCACCGAGATGCGGTGAGGACCCTGACGCATGCAGGCGTTTTTCAAGAGGAGGAACACTCATGAAACTCAAGCAAATTGCTATCGGCATCTCGACAGTCATGTACCTCATCGGGGCGGCGATGTTTCTACCGAACGTTGGCCAAGCTCAGGATGCGAAGGTGAAGACGGCGATGGAGCTCTTGGAGTCGATGGCGAACAAGCTCGGTCCGCCAAGGATCGAAGGGACCGATGCTGTCGCTGGTAAGGCGGTGCCTGCCATTTATTTCGGTTCAACCAAGATGAACAACAGTTTCGACTTGGTTGATGAAGTCGTGAAGCAAGCTCAGGGGACGGCCACGATCTTCGTAAAGAGCGGTGACGAGTATGTTCGCGTCGCCACCAACGTGAAAAAGGATGATGGCTCGCGAGCGATCGGAACGATTCTGGATCCCAAAGGCAAAGCCATCGAGTTCATCAGGAAAGACGAAGCGTTCTATGGAGAGGTGGACATCCTCGGCAAACCCTACGTCGCAGGGTACAAGCCGATACGGGATTCGTCGAAAAACGTGATCGGTATCTACTACGTAGGCTATTTGAAGTAGCCCCGTCCGCTGCCCGAACGTGAAGCTGGGGCCGAGTTCCCGAACGGGACGATGGGTCATCGCGGCGTCGCGAATGGTGAAGCGTGAGCATCACCGAAGATCGGCTCAGGCCGGCATAGCGAGGCGGACCGTTCGACCGAACGTACCTTGCGCTCGGCTTCGTCAGCAGCAGCATCAGACGGATCACCCGAGCCAATGACACATAGCGGCGAGGATCATTTCGGAGCAGGCTAAGCCCGTAAGCCGCGCGGTCCAATGAGCTGCGCGGCTGCCGGTTTTTACGTTTGGGGAACACAGGTGCGGTAATTCAACGACTTAGCTCCGCTTCCCAAGCTGAATGTCGTCGGTTCGATCTCGATCGCCCGCTCCAAAACTTTTTGATTACAGAACGTTAGAGTTTTTTCGGGCGGCGTCGGTCATTCGAACTCGCCGGCATGGTCTGGCAGGGAACGCCGGCGGGCATTTTCAATTGTTTAAGAATTGGCCCTCGTATCGCGCAGGCCTCTCAGCCGGTGCGTTCGGCGATGGCGGTCCCTGCGGCCCAGCCTGATGACCACGCCCATTGGAAGTTGTAGCCACCAAGCCAGCCCGTGACGTCGACCACTTCACCGATGAAGTACAGGCCCTCGACGGTCCTTGTTTCCATCGTCCGTGAGTTCAGACCGGACGTATCGACGCCACCGAGCGTCACCTCCGCGGTCCGGTATCCTTCCGATCCGATGGGCATGACCTCCCAGCCGTGAATGGTGGAAGCGATCGCGGCGAGCTTCTTGTCGCTTGCGTCGCCGATGGGCCCCGTCCAACCATGGGCATCTGCGAGATAAGCGGCCAATCGCTTCGGCAGAAGGTCACCAAGCGTATTTGCGATGCTTCTGCGGCCGTTTTCCTGTCTGGACGCGCGCAAGTCGGCGAACACGTCCTGCGTGGGCAGGAACGCGATCCTGATCGGCTCCTTCTCGCGCCAATAGGACGAAGTCTGCAGAATCGCGGGACCGGAAAGACCGCGATGCGTGAACAGCAGCGCCTCATCGAATGTTGTCTTGCCGCACGAGACCCGTACATCTGCGGCGACGCCGGCAAGGTCGCGAAACCCGGCAAGAACGTCTTCACCGAATGTCAGCGGTACCAGGGCTGGGCGCGTTTCCGTGACCGCCAGACCAAACTGGCCGGCGATCTGGTAGCCAAGGCTGGATGCCCCCATTTTCGGGATGGATTTCCCCCCGGACGCTACGACAAAATGCCGGCACTGGATTTTTGCAGCCCCATCGCCACCAAGCGCGATTGCAAAGCCGTCATCGATCCGCTCGAGGCTTTCCAGTGTGGTTCTGAGGCGCAGTTCGCATGCCGCGCGCGCCATCTCATCCAACAGCATTGCGATAATTTGCTTGGCGGAATCATCGCAGAAGAGCTGCCCGAGCGTCTTTTCGTGATAGGCAATGCGGTGCTTTTCGACCAACGCAACGAAATCATGCTGCGTGTATCGGCCAAGCGCAGATTTCGCGAAATGGGGATTGTTCGAGAGAAAATTGCGCGCGCCTGTTCCGATATTGGTGAAGTTGCAGCGGCCTCCGCCGGAAATACGGATTTTTTCCCCGGGTGCTTTGGCATGATCGACAATGAGAACACGCCCGCCGCGCGCTGCGGCATGGATGGCGCACATCATTCCAGCAGCACCGGCGCCCAGAATGACAGTGTCGAAACGCTCAATCGGCATCAAATGCTGCTAGCCTCAGAACAGCCCTGACGGGCGCTGCGCAGCGTTCCCGATGACATCGCGCAACGCTCCGCCTCGGGTAGATGATCCGCGACCGTCCATCAACAGATGACACTACGATCGCGCGGTTTATCGCGCCCCGGCAATCCATTCGGCCTTTCCGTTAGGGAGTGCGAAGGACGACATTCAACGTCCTGGCACCGCTTCCAAACGCTGAATGTCGTCGGTTCGATCCCGATCGCCCGCTCCAAAAATCCCTTGGAACTCAGCTCGCTTAACGACCTCCCGCTGAGCTCGCGTGCCGCCGGCCCTGTTCAGGATGTTTCCCCGCAGCCCGTGTCAGCAGCGCACTTGAACGCCACAGCTCGGCCTCTTCCGGTGGCGCCGCGAGACTGGCGTGCCGGCCTTCGTGGCCACGTCCGAAAATGACAAGGTCGCAGCCTGAGCGCGCGTCACCGAACCCGGTGGCTTAGTCGGCGCCGATCCAGAGGCCGTCGCGTGAGCTCGATCGTTGCGCGCATGGCGGCGAGAGCCGCGTGCGTGTCGTTCCCCTGATCCCACGGAGGCCGCGAAGCCATTCCCGGTGGGTTTCGAGACCGGCCTTCCGCACACGTGATCGTTCTTGCTTGCCAAATCGCAAAGAAGGCCGCGGCGAACGGCAGTAGGAGCGCCTTGGTTCCCGATGCATCGCGACAAGGGGGCCGGCAGCGTGGCCCGGCAGTTCCGGCACCTGTCCATCTTCGCTTGCAGAAGAAGGGTGAACGCATGGCCGAACGTCTGACAAAGGCGGGAGCCCGAAATGTCTTCTACGGCGGATCGATTTTCTTCTTCGCCATCTTCGTCGGGCTCACCGCACACAGCCACTGGTTCATGCGGACGAAGTCCACCGATGAGTCGACCCTGACCCCCGCGGTCGCCCGCGGCAAGCATGTCTGGGAGCGCAATTCCTGCATCAACTGCCACACGCTTCTCGGCGAAGGCGCCTATTTCGCGCCCGAACTCGGCAATGTCTGGAAGCGCTACGGCGGCGACAAGGACGCGGCCGGCGCGCGCGAGAGTCTGAAGGCCTGGATGCAGGCTCAGCCGACCGGGATCGAGGGGCGGCGCCAGATGCCGCAATTCAACCTGACCGAGCAGGAACTCAAGGATCTGGCCGATTTCCTCGAATGGACGAGCCGGATCAAGACCCAGAACTGGCCGCCCAACGATGCCGGCTGAGACGTCGCGACAGGAGAAAGCCATGCCAGGCTACAACACGACGAGATACGAGACCCAGAATGTCGCGATGCTCTATTTCTACGGGGCGCTCGCCCTGTTCATCGCGCAGGTCGCCTTCGGGGTCGTGGCGGGACTG includes:
- a CDS encoding cytochrome c: MAERLTKAGARNVFYGGSIFFFAIFVGLTAHSHWFMRTKSTDESTLTPAVARGKHVWERNSCINCHTLLGEGAYFAPELGNVWKRYGGDKDAAGARESLKAWMQAQPTGIEGRRQMPQFNLTEQELKDLADFLEWTSRIKTQNWPPNDAG